In Allocoprobacillus halotolerans, a genomic segment contains:
- a CDS encoding S41 family peptidase, whose translation MFCLVVGGVGGYFLHGFQLRSHNEVSSVYNEIAQIVESDFLDTSDSQTSLQQRMLNGMVLALGDPYSSYLSQEQSQALGVSINGTFEGIGITFTMVDDGAIVLDVYQDTPAAKAGLLSGDIITHIEGTSIAGYTSDKVKEMIQGERQSQVQLRLLRNGKSQELTATRQSVDTSVASSIMTFNNQSVGYLRIVTFGEKIGEVIEKTLQDMKAQHVEKLIIDLRDNSGGYLNAAQDILDLFIPKGQVLFSLQDKDGESEEYKATSREKYVFEQGYILVNDQTASASEVLSAGLKENLNYQLVGETTYGKGVAQTQVTLSNSSVLKYTHEKWLTPHGTWINGTGLKPDYEIKTTTIHDFHMGEMNSSYQYDDVNDNIAYMQEMLTELGYKTDRQDGYFSHQTTDVLKTFEKDYHLNQDGIYSTDDRLILLSALTYHLYQEKEDVYIQKIAQLIQ comes from the coding sequence GTGTTTTGTCTTGTTGTTGGGGGAGTTGGAGGTTATTTTCTACATGGTTTTCAACTGAGAAGTCATAATGAAGTCAGTAGTGTTTATAATGAAATTGCACAAATTGTAGAAAGTGATTTCTTAGATACAAGTGATTCTCAGACAAGTTTACAACAGCGTATGTTAAATGGGATGGTTTTAGCTTTGGGTGATCCTTATTCTTCTTATCTTTCACAAGAACAGTCACAAGCATTAGGTGTTTCTATTAATGGAACTTTTGAAGGAATTGGTATTACTTTTACAATGGTTGATGATGGAGCAATTGTTTTAGATGTTTATCAAGATACACCAGCAGCTAAAGCAGGGCTTTTAAGTGGTGATATTATTACACATATTGAAGGAACATCGATTGCTGGATATACTTCTGATAAGGTGAAAGAAATGATTCAAGGTGAAAGGCAAAGTCAAGTTCAATTGCGTTTATTAAGAAATGGGAAGAGTCAGGAACTCACAGCGACACGTCAAAGTGTGGATACATCCGTAGCTTCTTCAATTATGACTTTCAATAATCAATCTGTTGGTTATTTACGTATTGTTACTTTTGGTGAAAAAATTGGTGAAGTGATTGAAAAGACTTTACAGGATATGAAAGCTCAACATGTTGAAAAACTAATAATTGATTTAAGAGATAATAGTGGTGGTTATTTAAATGCAGCACAAGATATATTAGATTTGTTTATTCCTAAAGGACAAGTTTTATTTTCTTTACAGGATAAGGATGGTGAGAGTGAAGAATATAAAGCGACAAGTCGGGAAAAATATGTTTTTGAGCAGGGTTATATTTTAGTTAATGATCAAACAGCGAGTGCTTCAGAAGTATTAAGTGCGGGATTGAAAGAAAATCTGAATTATCAGCTTGTAGGTGAAACAACTTATGGAAAGGGTGTGGCACAAACACAAGTGACACTTTCAAATTCATCTGTTTTGAAATATACGCATGAAAAATGGTTGACTCCTCATGGTACATGGATTAATGGAACGGGATTAAAACCAGATTATGAAATCAAAACAACTACTATTCATGATTTTCATATGGGAGAAATGAATTCATCATATCAATATGATGATGTCAATGATAATATTGCTTATATGCAAGAAATGTTGACAGAACTTGGTTATAAAACAGATCGTCAAGATGGATATTTTTCACATCAAACAACTGATGTTTTAAAGACTTTTGAAAAAGATTATCATTTAAATCAGGATGGTATTTATTCGACTGATGATCGTTTAATTCTTTTAAGTGCCTTAACTTATCATTTATATCAGGAAAAAGAGGATGTTTATATACAAAAAATAGCTCAATTGATTCAATAG
- a CDS encoding metal-dependent transcriptional regulator, producing the protein MDLHESGEMYLETILILKNKNKYVRSIDIAHTMDFSKPSVSRAIKLLKESQLIVVDDKGYIDFTDEGLRIAEKVYNRHQILTAFLIAIGVSDKQAEDDACRIEHIISDETQQCIQNFLKKQS; encoded by the coding sequence ATGGACTTACATGAATCAGGTGAAATGTATTTAGAAACAATTTTAATTTTAAAAAATAAAAATAAATATGTTCGTTCTATTGATATTGCACATACAATGGATTTTTCTAAACCAAGTGTATCACGTGCCATCAAATTATTAAAAGAATCACAATTGATTGTTGTTGATGATAAAGGCTATATTGATTTTACTGATGAAGGTCTTCGCATTGCTGAAAAAGTTTATAATCGTCATCAGATTTTAACCGCTTTTTTGATTGCAATTGGTGTGAGTGATAAACAGGCTGAAGATGATGCTTGTCGTATTGAACATATTATTAGTGATGAAACACAACAATGTATTCAAAACTTTTTAAAGAAGCAGTCTTAG
- a CDS encoding Ig-like domain-containing protein: protein MIMVLSLFVLPVNVNATTGDGTKDNPYIISNVNDLKLLDQREQYIYAKLANDIDLSQEIPSTDYYLKYFYGELDGNGHQIKNLPSQKCFIYYYYAGDLKNFNLVLNVSTLENGSYTGLVCQQVNLAKEDKYTEKEHKYTHITFSGNVEVGNNNNNESPIVIQADGDTTMESVHINLNYTSSTYNGLFIGYEPAKNSTYTFRNCSVSGEYIGQHIGILFGNGAMSKTSDYGLQHIEGINYEDVTPTSKIVLENLDLTKAKIIGIESQPHLLCGVSYNAKYFDNLEQTLATKTTGYNQLTKATSLEDASFQLNDNNELKITNSNDSIGAFEVISEVYSNVFTSNGISNGTLKHSVSETINVEDGITTYYSSLGKVKFYDGSNGVYGTTGLEGKTKTITVGNETYYTLQPSTNGDVYTFGKEAEVSNTSKLSNVRVLVYDKTGNLINVVQIKEKEEFTKPNLNTTADANVTLENVSLDDGWTWTKPQTKVVVGGQIAFAKKGTELTAVYIEGKAVPTKKITLSLESANLEVGSTMTLNATVDPANTTDQLTWSSNDQTVATVDENGKVTAVGPGKAIITATSGDQSAKCEVTVYKVESKVEVPSLDTSKPVDKVTVAINDKESQKIYLPH, encoded by the coding sequence ATGATTATGGTATTATCGTTGTTTGTGCTACCTGTAAATGTTAATGCAACAACGGGAGATGGTACAAAAGACAATCCATATATTATTTCAAATGTTAATGATTTGAAACTATTGGATCAAAGAGAACAATATATCTATGCAAAGTTAGCGAATGATATTGATTTATCGCAAGAAATTCCATCTACAGATTATTATTTAAAGTATTTTTATGGTGAGCTAGATGGTAATGGACATCAAATTAAGAATTTACCATCACAAAAATGTTTTATTTATTACTATTATGCAGGAGATTTGAAAAATTTTAATTTAGTTCTTAATGTGTCAACATTAGAAAATGGTTCATATACTGGATTAGTTTGTCAACAAGTAAATCTCGCAAAAGAAGATAAGTATACTGAAAAAGAACATAAGTATACTCATATTACATTTAGTGGTAATGTTGAAGTTGGGAATAATAACAATAATGAATCACCAATAGTTATTCAAGCAGATGGGGATACGACTATGGAGAGTGTTCATATTAATTTAAACTATACAAGTTCGACATATAATGGTTTATTTATTGGATACGAACCTGCTAAAAATAGTACTTATACATTTAGAAATTGCTCTGTTTCTGGTGAATATATTGGACAACATATTGGTATATTATTTGGAAATGGTGCAATGAGTAAAACTAGCGATTATGGACTGCAACATATAGAAGGTATAAATTATGAAGATGTAACACCAACATCTAAAATAGTGCTTGAAAATTTGGATTTAACAAAAGCAAAAATTATAGGAATTGAAAGCCAACCTCATTTATTATGTGGTGTTTCATATAATGCAAAATATTTTGATAATTTAGAACAAACTTTAGCTACAAAAACTACTGGATATAATCAATTAACAAAAGCTACAAGTTTAGAAGATGCTAGTTTTCAGTTGAATGATAACAATGAATTAAAAATTACGAATAGTAATGATTCTATAGGTGCTTTTGAAGTGATTTCAGAGGTATATAGTAATGTATTTACAAGTAATGGTATATCAAATGGAACTTTGAAACATTCTGTTAGTGAAACAATTAATGTTGAAGATGGTATTACTACATACTATTCTAGTTTAGGAAAGGTTAAATTTTATGACGGAAGTAATGGAGTTTATGGGACAACTGGATTAGAAGGCAAGACAAAAACAATCACAGTTGGAAATGAAACTTACTATACTTTACAACCTTCAACAAATGGAGATGTTTATACATTTGGTAAAGAGGCTGAAGTTTCTAATACTTCAAAACTTTCTAATGTTCGTGTATTGGTCTATGATAAAACAGGTAATTTAATTAATGTGGTACAAATTAAGGAAAAAGAAGAATTTACAAAGCCAAATTTAAATACAACAGCTGATGCTAATGTGACTTTAGAAAATGTTTCTTTAGATGATGGATGGACATGGACTAAACCACAAACAAAAGTTGTTGTTGGTGGACAAATTGCATTTGCTAAAAAAGGTACTGAGTTAACTGCCGTTTATATTGAAGGTAAGGCAGTGCCTACTAAAAAAATAACTTTATCTTTAGAAAGTGCAAATCTAGAAGTCGGAAGTACAATGACTTTAAATGCAACAGTAGATCCAGCAAATACTACTGATCAATTGACATGGTCTTCAAATGATCAAACAGTTGCAACTGTAGATGAAAATGGAAAAGTAACAGCAGTTGGTCCAGGTAAAGCTATAATTACAGCTACTTCTGGAGATCAAAGTGCAAAATGTGAAGTAACAGTTTATAAAGTAGAGTCAAAGGTTGAAGTACCTAGTTTAGACACTTCTAAACCAGTTGATAAAGTTACAGTAGCAATCAATGATAAAGAATCTCAAAAAATATATCTGCCACATTAG
- a CDS encoding Ig-like domain-containing protein, with protein sequence MKSIKKKVFGILASMAMVLSLFVLPISVNAANENAAKIGNQEYATLRDALSNAQDGQTIVLLNDIKEDLTIGQDKNFTLDLNGHTITNVSNHTITNNGNLTIVGNGTIDNVSHGKAAIQNEVGATMTLNGGTYTRSQEKGTSPDDSGSNSYYNIVNHGTMTINNGVTVKQNGHYSSMVENGWYNGNQNTSKTPSVLTINGGTFTGGLNTIKNDDYGQLTINDGTIKNVSQSALLNWNEASIHGGNFTSETGIVLMNGRLDNVMDKGILNITGGQFISKVNKDIIAKMSGGQDDSLKYITITGGTFSSDVEAYVAKNYTLHKKDGQYVVAPSVKEIELSTNQVSLEVGGSFELKADLTPATALDTVVWSSDNKAVATVDQNGNIKAVAPGKATITATAGDQSAKCEVTVYKVESKVEVPSLDTSKPVDEVKVGITDESSQDNLSNTLTSIVGNIADGEKVTSVSEETAEKIAEAIDNGQVISTEVQVENMKAENVTTADKTLVEKAIDKNANVGQYFDISIVVKAENKELGNITKLDDQLTFTVAIPEELKKENREFSIVRVHEGKAEKLDTVENKDGTLTFKTDKFSTYALVYVDSVDDDTPTPTPNPNPTPNPEGTNKKPEQTQTTTTPTTESDKTVKTDDNSNTVLYGLMITISVVGAGIVVLAKKEKNY encoded by the coding sequence ATGAAGTCTATTAAGAAAAAGGTTTTTGGTATACTTGCTTCTATGGCGATGGTATTATCATTGTTTGTATTACCTATAAGCGTTAATGCAGCTAACGAAAATGCTGCAAAAATAGGTAATCAAGAATACGCAACACTGAGAGATGCGTTGAGTAATGCCCAAGATGGTCAAACAATTGTCTTATTAAATGATATAAAAGAGGATCTAACTATTGGACAAGACAAAAATTTTACCCTAGATTTAAATGGTCATACTATAACAAATGTTTCAAACCATACGATTACAAATAATGGTAATTTAACTATTGTTGGTAATGGTACTATTGATAATGTAAGTCATGGAAAAGCAGCTATTCAAAATGAAGTAGGAGCTACAATGACATTAAATGGTGGAACTTATACAAGAAGTCAAGAAAAAGGTACTAGTCCAGATGATAGCGGTAGTAACTCTTATTACAATATTGTAAATCATGGAACTATGACAATTAATAATGGTGTTACTGTTAAGCAAAATGGACATTATTCAAGTATGGTTGAAAATGGGTGGTATAATGGTAATCAAAATACTTCAAAAACACCATCTGTTTTAACTATTAATGGTGGAACATTTACTGGTGGATTGAATACAATCAAAAATGATGATTATGGTCAATTAACTATTAATGATGGAACAATAAAAAATGTTTCTCAATCAGCTTTATTAAACTGGAATGAAGCATCTATTCATGGTGGTAATTTTACATCTGAAACTGGAATTGTTCTCATGAATGGAAGATTAGACAATGTAATGGATAAAGGTATTTTGAACATTACGGGTGGTCAATTTATATCTAAGGTCAATAAAGATATTATTGCGAAGATGAGTGGTGGACAAGATGATTCATTAAAGTATATAACTATCACTGGTGGAACATTTAGTTCTGATGTAGAGGCATATGTTGCTAAAAACTATACACTTCATAAAAAAGATGGTCAATATGTTGTCGCACCAAGTGTGAAAGAAATTGAATTATCAACAAATCAGGTTTCTTTAGAGGTTGGTGGTTCATTTGAATTAAAAGCAGATTTAACACCTGCGACTGCATTAGATACTGTTGTATGGTCATCAGATAATAAAGCAGTTGCAACTGTAGATCAAAATGGAAACATAAAAGCAGTTGCTCCAGGTAAAGCTACAATTACAGCTACTGCTGGAGATCAAAGTGCAAAATGTGAAGTAACAGTTTATAAAGTAGAGTCAAAGGTTGAAGTACCTAGTTTAGACACTTCTAAACCGGTTGATGAAGTTAAGGTAGGAATCACTGATGAAAGTTCTCAAGATAATTTATCTAATACATTAACATCAATTGTAGGGAACATTGCAGATGGAGAAAAAGTAACATCAGTAAGTGAAGAAACTGCAGAAAAAATAGCAGAGGCTATTGATAATGGACAAGTGATTTCGACTGAAGTTCAAGTTGAAAATATGAAAGCAGAAAATGTTACAACTGCAGATAAAACACTTGTAGAAAAAGCAATTGATAAAAATGCAAATGTAGGTCAATATTTTGATATTTCTATTGTTGTTAAAGCTGAAAATAAAGAATTAGGAAATATCACAAAACTAGATGATCAATTAACATTTACAGTAGCAATTCCAGAAGAGTTAAAGAAAGAAAATAGAGAATTCTCTATTGTAAGAGTACATGAAGGAAAAGCTGAAAAGTTAGATACAGTTGAAAATAAAGATGGAACATTAACATTCAAAACTGATAAATTCTCAACTTATGCATTGGTTTATGTAGATAGTGTTGATGATGACACTCCAACACCAACACCTAACCCTAATCCAACACCAAATCCAGAAGGAACAAATAAAAAACCAGAACAAACACAAACAACGACAACACCAACAACAGAAAGTGATAAAACAGTTAAAACAGATGATAATTCAAATACAGTTTTATATGGATTAATGATAACAATATCTGTAGTAGGAGCAGGGATTGTCGTACTTGCTAAAAAAGAGAAGAATTATTGA
- the gap gene encoding type I glyceraldehyde-3-phosphate dehydrogenase, which yields MAVKVAINGFGRIGRLAFRQMFGAEGYEVVAINDLTDPKMLAHLLKYDSAQGKYALADTVEAKESSIVVDGKEIEIYKEADASKLPWGELGVDVVLECTGFYTSKAKSQAHIDAGAKKVVISAPAGNDLPTVVFGVNEGTLTADDTIISAASCTTNCLAPMANALNNLAPIKSGIMLTVHAYTGDQMVLDGPHRKGDLRRARAAAVNIVPNSTGAAKAIGLVIPELNGKLIGSAQRVPVPTGSTTILTSVVDGEVTVEQVNEAMKAAVTPSFGYTEEQLVSSDIIGMTYGSLYDATQTMVKVLDNGTTEVQTVAWYDNENSYTSNMVRTIKYFAELTK from the coding sequence ATGGCAGTAAAAGTAGCAATTAACGGTTTTGGACGTATTGGACGTCTAGCATTTAGACAAATGTTTGGAGCTGAAGGATATGAAGTAGTTGCAATCAACGACTTAACAGATCCTAAAATGTTAGCACATTTATTAAAATATGATTCAGCTCAAGGTAAATATGCTTTAGCAGATACAGTAGAAGCTAAAGAATCTTCAATCGTGGTAGACGGAAAAGAAATCGAAATCTACAAAGAAGCAGATGCTTCAAAATTACCTTGGGGAGAATTAGGAGTAGATGTAGTATTAGAATGTACAGGTTTCTATACTTCTAAAGCTAAATCTCAAGCTCATATTGATGCAGGAGCTAAAAAAGTTGTTATTTCTGCACCAGCTGGAAATGATTTACCAACTGTTGTATTTGGTGTAAACGAAGGAACATTAACTGCTGATGATACAATCATTTCAGCTGCATCTTGTACAACTAACTGTTTAGCACCTATGGCTAACGCATTAAACAACTTAGCACCAATCAAATCTGGTATCATGTTAACAGTACATGCTTATACTGGTGACCAAATGGTATTAGATGGACCTCATAGAAAAGGTGACTTAAGAAGAGCACGTGCTGCTGCAGTTAATATCGTGCCTAACTCAACAGGAGCTGCTAAAGCTATCGGTTTAGTTATCCCTGAATTAAATGGAAAATTAATTGGTTCAGCTCAACGTGTACCTGTTCCAACAGGATCTACAACTATCTTAACTTCAGTTGTTGATGGTGAAGTAACTGTAGAACAAGTTAACGAAGCAATGAAAGCAGCTGTAACTCCATCATTCGGATACACTGAAGAACAATTAGTTTCTTCTGATATTATCGGAATGACTTATGGATCATTATATGATGCAACTCAAACAATGGTTAAAGTGTTAGATAACGGAACTACTGAAGTTCAAACTGTTGCTTGGTATGACAACGAAAATTCTTATACTTCTAACATGGTTAGAACTATTAAATATTTCGCTGAATTAACTAAATAA
- a CDS encoding IS1634 family transposase, with protein sequence MAYFLKKTHRNGRTYLSIVESYYSPQKRCGAHRTFKSLASVESWKAKGIEDPIAHFQKEVDALNDEISNSQALKISESSPELYLGYFPFVSLLNKMNIKKFVDYFNISNSFEFDLYELLSSLVFARLVNPCSKHKTFHEVLPQLKDPVHFSYDQLLDGLAFMGNDYGKFIEIFNEQMKKVYHINTSKTYFDCTNFYFEIDKEDDFRRKGPSKENRKDPIVSLGLLLDANQIPIGMKLFPGNESEKPVLRDVIQALKKKNQISGKTIHVADKGLNCTQNIAFSKENGDGYLFSKSVKTLPEKEKIWVLLNNEDWKEIKNDNGTLLYRYKSCIDKFPYHIEIDGKKKTIYFTEKRVVTYNPKLASKKRYEISKQVEKARSLCYSQAKRAEYGDLGKYVNFTNENGEKAKATINEDIIEKELELAGYNLLITSETNMKSTDIYNTYHNLWRIEESFRIMKSDLDARPVFLQKENSIKGHFLICYLAVLLERIFQFKILNNKYSTQEIMKFVKSFKIVKGESKYINVTTSSKFIKDFEQMTKLPLTNYYLTERQVKQIFRYKI encoded by the coding sequence ATGGCTTATTTTCTTAAAAAAACTCATCGTAATGGGCGTACTTATCTTTCTATCGTGGAAAGTTACTATTCCCCTCAAAAACGCTGCGGAGCTCATCGCACCTTTAAATCTCTCGCTTCTGTCGAATCTTGGAAAGCCAAAGGAATCGAGGATCCTATCGCTCATTTCCAAAAAGAAGTCGATGCTCTTAATGATGAAATTTCTAACAGTCAGGCTCTCAAAATTTCTGAATCATCTCCTGAACTTTATTTAGGATATTTTCCTTTTGTTTCTTTATTGAATAAAATGAACATCAAAAAGTTTGTTGACTATTTCAATATTTCCAATTCCTTTGAATTCGATCTGTATGAATTGCTTTCCTCTCTTGTTTTTGCCCGACTTGTGAATCCCTGCAGTAAGCATAAGACTTTTCACGAGGTTCTTCCCCAGCTGAAGGATCCTGTCCATTTTTCTTATGACCAACTTTTAGACGGTCTTGCCTTCATGGGCAATGATTACGGCAAGTTCATCGAGATTTTTAATGAGCAGATGAAGAAAGTCTATCATATCAATACTTCAAAGACTTATTTTGATTGTACCAATTTCTATTTTGAAATCGACAAGGAAGATGATTTTAGAAGAAAGGGGCCATCAAAAGAAAACAGAAAAGACCCTATTGTGAGTTTGGGGCTATTGCTCGATGCCAATCAAATCCCTATTGGCATGAAGCTGTTTCCTGGTAATGAAAGTGAAAAGCCAGTCTTAAGAGATGTGATTCAGGCTCTTAAAAAGAAAAACCAAATTTCAGGAAAAACTATACATGTAGCTGACAAGGGATTGAACTGCACTCAAAACATTGCTTTTTCTAAAGAAAATGGAGATGGCTATTTATTCTCCAAATCTGTCAAGACTCTCCCTGAAAAAGAAAAGATATGGGTATTGTTGAATAATGAAGACTGGAAAGAAATAAAAAATGATAATGGTACATTATTATACAGATATAAGTCATGCATTGACAAATTTCCTTATCATATAGAAATTGACGGGAAAAAGAAGACTATATATTTTACTGAGAAACGAGTAGTGACTTATAATCCAAAGCTTGCATCTAAAAAAAGATATGAAATCAGCAAACAGGTTGAAAAGGCAAGAAGCCTATGTTACAGTCAGGCAAAAAGAGCCGAATATGGAGATCTAGGAAAATACGTTAATTTCACTAATGAAAATGGAGAAAAAGCAAAGGCAACAATCAATGAAGACATCATAGAAAAAGAACTTGAACTGGCAGGTTATAATTTATTGATCACATCAGAAACAAATATGAAGTCAACAGACATCTACAATACCTATCACAATTTATGGAGGATAGAAGAATCATTTAGAATAATGAAATCCGATTTGGATGCCAGACCAGTATTCCTTCAAAAAGAAAACAGTATAAAGGGACATTTTTTGATATGTTACCTGGCAGTATTATTGGAAAGAATATTCCAATTCAAAATCTTGAACAATAAATATAGTACACAGGAAATTATGAAATTTGTAAAAAGTTTTAAGATAGTCAAGGGAGAAAGTAAATATATCAACGTAACAACATCAAGCAAGTTCATAAAAGACTTTGAGCAAATGACAAAATTACCGTTAACAAATTATTACTTGACAGAAAGGCAAGTAAAACAAATATTCAGGTACAAAATATAA
- a CDS encoding ATP-dependent Clp protease proteolytic subunit: protein MHFIPTVILKKNSKEYAYDIFSRLLEDRIIMLCGEINDEMASSIVSQLLYLESLDSQADIDMYIHSPGGSVSAGLAIFDTMNFVKCDVSTISIGLSASMGAFLLAAGKPGKRYALENSEIMIHQPLGGAQGQASDIEISTKHILKQKEKLNRLLAQMTHQSIRRIKKDTDRDYFMNAYDALEYGLIDEVLKNNQGETL from the coding sequence ATGCATTTTATACCCACTGTAATATTAAAGAAAAATTCTAAAGAATATGCTTATGATATCTTCTCAAGACTGTTAGAAGACCGCATTATTATGCTCTGTGGTGAGATTAACGATGAGATGGCTAGTTCCATTGTCAGCCAACTTTTATATCTAGAATCCTTGGATAGTCAAGCTGATATTGATATGTATATTCATTCTCCAGGTGGCAGTGTATCGGCTGGTCTAGCTATTTTTGATACCATGAATTTTGTCAAATGTGATGTTTCAACCATCAGCATCGGTCTTTCAGCCAGTATGGGTGCTTTTTTACTGGCCGCTGGTAAACCTGGAAAACGCTATGCTTTGGAAAATAGCGAAATCATGATTCATCAACCATTAGGTGGTGCCCAAGGTCAAGCCAGTGATATTGAAATTTCAACAAAACATATTTTAAAACAAAAAGAAAAATTAAACCGTCTTTTAGCTCAAATGACACATCAATCCATCCGTCGTATCAAAAAAGATACTGATCGTGATTATTTTATGAATGCCTATGATGCCTTAGAATATGGTTTAATTGATGAAGTATTAAAAAACAATCAAGGTGAAACACTTTGA
- a CDS encoding uridine kinase family protein, which translates to MTLQELYDELAKQTSFILAIDGMSGSGKTTLACQLAEKFQAQVFHMDDFFLPMAMRTKERFQQPGGNVHYERFLETVLKPWSLKQDIAYQPFDCQTMSLLETCHIPYSPFCIIEGSYALHPVLQSYYTHTIVLKISDSLQKERLLQRNPQQIDTFINRWIPLENQYFQTFEIFEKYPVLDCSHI; encoded by the coding sequence ATGACACTTCAAGAGTTGTATGATGAATTAGCTAAACAGACGTCTTTTATTCTTGCAATTGATGGAATGAGTGGCAGTGGAAAAACAACTTTAGCTTGTCAGTTAGCTGAAAAATTTCAGGCACAAGTCTTTCATATGGATGATTTCTTTTTACCAATGGCAATGCGTACCAAAGAAAGATTCCAACAACCTGGTGGTAATGTACATTATGAACGCTTTTTAGAAACAGTGTTAAAACCTTGGTCTTTAAAACAAGATATTGCTTATCAGCCATTTGATTGTCAAACAATGTCATTATTAGAAACTTGTCATATTCCCTATTCACCATTTTGCATTATTGAAGGCAGTTATGCTTTGCATCCGGTTTTACAATCTTATTATACACATACAATTGTTTTGAAAATCTCTGATAGCTTACAAAAAGAACGCTTATTACAACGAAATCCCCAACAAATAGATACATTTATCAATCGTTGGATTCCTTTGGAAAATCAGTATTTTCAAACTTTTGAGATATTTGAAAAATATCCAGTTTTAGACTGTTCACATATCTAA
- a CDS encoding DMT family transporter, producing the protein MTIVMLYSSYEYIGVGSATVLHFLYPLFVCCMNFVLYQQKLNKQQLLCLILAIIGVLCFMDSSSSSLFGALLAISSGIFFAYYMVGMDHSSIRHMSPYVFNFYLVLMNTIVIFFLAFFMGCLSIMPIQGYLLSAIVAVLTSLIGVVLLQKGIYCLGASLTAILSTLEPITSIVVGVIWLNETLTLIKIIGCILVLLSTFILVKAQNKQEKTS; encoded by the coding sequence TTGACAATTGTTATGTTGTATTCATCTTATGAATATATAGGGGTAGGTAGTGCCACAGTTTTACATTTCTTGTATCCACTTTTTGTTTGTTGTATGAATTTTGTTTTGTATCAACAAAAATTAAATAAACAACAGCTACTTTGTTTGATTTTAGCAATCATCGGTGTTTTGTGTTTTATGGATTCTTCGTCATCATCTTTATTTGGAGCCTTGTTAGCAATTTCGTCAGGTATCTTTTTTGCTTACTATATGGTTGGTATGGATCATTCTTCAATTCGTCATATGAGTCCTTATGTTTTTAATTTCTATCTGGTACTCATGAATACAATAGTGATTTTCTTTTTAGCTTTCTTTATGGGATGTTTATCAATCATGCCGATACAGGGCTATCTTTTATCAGCTATTGTTGCTGTTTTAACATCATTAATAGGGGTTGTTTTATTACAAAAGGGAATATATTGTTTAGGTGCCTCTTTAACCGCAATCTTGTCGACTTTAGAACCTATTACGAGTATTGTGGTAGGCGTTATCTGGTTAAATGAAACTTTAACATTGATAAAAATCATTGGTTGTATTCTTGTTTTGTTGTCAACTTTTATATTGGTAAAAGCTCAAAATAAACAGGAGAAAACATCATGA
- a CDS encoding EamA family transporter has translation MSTKQQGIIFTMIATILFGITPAIGKLTYTMGNNGVQLAFLRHLFVLPLFLFIVLYQGQSLKLNRQQYRDVLKVGFLEIH, from the coding sequence ATGAGTACTAAACAACAGGGTATTATTTTTACAATGATTGCTACGATTTTATTTGGCATCACACCAGCTATTGGAAAACTCACATATACAATGGGAAACAATGGTGTACAATTGGCTTTTTTAAGACATTTATTTGTCTTACCATTGTTTTTATTTATTGTTCTTTATCAAGGTCAATCATTGAAATTAAATCGTCAACAATATCGTGATGTTTTGAAAGTAGGCTTTTTGGAAATACATTGA